In Streptomyces thermolilacinus SPC6, a single genomic region encodes these proteins:
- a CDS encoding MBL fold metallo-hydrolase, with amino-acid sequence MTTSSTSATTGEIPDEQVPVSVLGGPTALIEYGGLRLLTDPTFDAPGEYPVMGVAVLSKTAPPRATAAELGRIDAVLLSHDEHPDNLDRSGRELLTDVPLVLTTPGGGTRLGGNARGLAPWESVELPRPDGGAVTVTATPALHGPEGAEEIMGEVVGFVLTGQDLPTVYVSGDNASLDVVREVAERFGPLDTAVLFLGAARSVFWDGALITLDSAMAVEAARILGARRVVPAHMDSWSHFTEGPEEVAAAFRAAGLDQRLYMA; translated from the coding sequence ATGACGACCAGCAGTACATCCGCGACCACCGGCGAGATACCCGACGAGCAGGTGCCGGTCAGCGTCCTCGGCGGCCCGACGGCGCTCATCGAGTACGGCGGCCTGCGCCTCCTTACCGACCCGACGTTCGACGCGCCGGGTGAGTACCCGGTCATGGGGGTCGCGGTCCTGTCCAAGACCGCGCCGCCCCGCGCGACCGCCGCCGAGCTGGGGCGGATCGACGCGGTACTGCTGTCCCACGACGAGCACCCGGACAACCTGGACCGTTCGGGGCGGGAGCTCCTCACGGACGTGCCGCTCGTCCTGACCACCCCCGGCGGCGGCACCCGCCTGGGCGGCAACGCCCGCGGCCTCGCGCCGTGGGAGTCGGTCGAGCTGCCCCGCCCGGACGGCGGCGCGGTCACGGTGACGGCCACACCAGCGCTGCACGGCCCCGAGGGGGCCGAGGAGATCATGGGCGAGGTGGTCGGCTTCGTCCTGACCGGCCAGGACCTGCCGACGGTGTACGTGAGCGGCGACAACGCGTCGCTGGACGTGGTGCGGGAGGTGGCCGAGCGGTTCGGGCCGCTGGACACGGCGGTGCTGTTCCTCGGGGCGGCACGCTCGGTCTTCTGGGACGGCGCGCTGATCACCCTCGACAGCGCGATGGCCGTGGAGGCGGCCCGCATCCTGGGCGCCCGCAGGGTGGTCCCGGCCCACATGGACAGCTGGAGCCACTTCACCGAGGGCCCCGAGGAGGTGGCGGCGGCGTTCCGTGCGGCCGGCCTCGACCAGCGCCTGTACATGGCCTGA
- a CDS encoding DUF4265 domain-containing protein, translating into MNSDPGSEIAGDRIKVWFRFVPREGWLPQDTEGLWATRLGADTARVDNVPFLQDGVAQGDVVRFRTDDEGLHWATGRVSASGNCTVRVLPVASGPLGRSPRAVHQRLAEFQLGGEVFSDEFPLVAFDVSAGTDFGALKLLLVRGQDEGWWHFEVGSGTEAFWNA; encoded by the coding sequence ATGAACAGTGACCCCGGGTCCGAGATCGCGGGCGACCGGATCAAGGTGTGGTTCCGGTTCGTTCCTCGTGAGGGGTGGCTCCCGCAGGACACCGAGGGACTCTGGGCGACGAGGCTCGGCGCGGACACCGCTCGTGTGGACAACGTCCCGTTCCTGCAGGACGGGGTCGCGCAGGGGGACGTGGTCCGGTTCCGGACGGACGACGAGGGACTGCACTGGGCCACGGGCCGAGTGAGCGCCTCCGGGAACTGCACGGTCCGAGTGCTGCCGGTCGCGTCCGGACCGCTCGGCCGGAGCCCCCGGGCGGTGCACCAGCGCCTCGCCGAGTTCCAGCTCGGCGGCGAGGTGTTCAGCGACGAGTTTCCGCTGGTGGCGTTCGACGTGTCGGCCGGCACCGACTTCGGCGCGCTCAAGCTGCTCCTGGTTCGCGGGCAGGACGAGGGCTGGTGGCATTTCGAGGTCGGCAGCGGAACCGAGGCGTTCTGGAACGCCTAG
- the purN gene encoding phosphoribosylglycinamide formyltransferase, translating into MAPAAPAAARVVVLVSGSGTNLQALLDAIAADPEGYGSQVRIVAVGADRTGIAGLERAERAGVPTFVRRVKDHATRDEWDRALAEATAAYEPDLVVSAGFMRIVGKEFLARFGGRTVNTHPALLPSFPGAHGVRDALAYGAKVTGCTVHFVDDGVDTGPIIAQGVVEVRDTDDEDALHERIKEVERTLLVEVVGRLARHGYRIEGRKVHVGE; encoded by the coding sequence GTGGCCCCCGCCGCCCCCGCCGCCGCCCGCGTCGTCGTCCTGGTCTCCGGCTCCGGAACGAACCTCCAGGCGCTGCTCGACGCCATCGCCGCCGACCCCGAGGGGTACGGCTCCCAGGTCCGGATCGTCGCCGTCGGCGCGGACCGCACCGGCATCGCGGGCCTGGAGCGGGCGGAGCGCGCCGGGGTGCCGACGTTCGTACGCAGGGTGAAGGACCACGCGACGCGTGACGAGTGGGACCGCGCGCTGGCCGAGGCCACCGCCGCGTACGAGCCGGACCTCGTCGTGTCGGCCGGCTTCATGAGGATCGTCGGGAAGGAGTTCCTGGCGCGCTTCGGCGGGCGCACGGTCAACACCCACCCCGCCCTGCTGCCCAGTTTCCCCGGTGCCCACGGAGTGCGGGACGCCCTCGCGTACGGCGCGAAGGTCACCGGATGCACCGTCCACTTCGTCGACGACGGCGTCGACACCGGCCCGATCATCGCCCAGGGCGTGGTCGAGGTGCGGGACACGGACGACGAGGACGCTCTCCACGAGCGCATCAAGGAAGTCGAGCGCACGCTGCTCGTCGAGGTCGTGGGGCGTCTCGCCCGGCACGGCTACCGCATTGAGGGACGAAAGGTTCATGTCGGTGAATAA
- a CDS encoding CGNR zinc finger domain-containing protein codes for MQATPFPGPFAPAPGADRYPALDLANSAFTVAGGRRVDLIGEPADADQWLFERGFAPAGAGLRQWCAGQLRELRAHVRALFAAHVAGRPAPEAALAAVNEALTRAPAASLLRWDPERGLHREVAHPVSRIVEHALAVLAADAAELLTGEDAERLTACGSPPCDRYLLRNGRRTWCSTRCGDRARAARAYARRTRGTSQDPEGPGAD; via the coding sequence GTGCAAGCGACCCCGTTCCCCGGCCCCTTCGCGCCCGCTCCGGGCGCGGACCGGTACCCCGCCCTCGACCTGGCCAACAGTGCGTTCACCGTGGCGGGAGGGCGGCGTGTGGACCTCATCGGGGAACCGGCCGACGCCGACCAGTGGCTGTTCGAGCGCGGGTTCGCGCCCGCCGGGGCCGGGCTCCGGCAGTGGTGCGCCGGACAGCTCCGGGAGCTCCGCGCACACGTGCGCGCGCTGTTCGCGGCGCATGTGGCGGGGCGGCCCGCGCCGGAAGCGGCGCTCGCGGCGGTCAACGAGGCCCTGACACGGGCCCCCGCTGCCTCGCTGCTGCGGTGGGATCCGGAGCGCGGGCTGCACCGCGAGGTCGCGCACCCCGTCAGCCGGATCGTGGAGCACGCGCTCGCGGTGCTGGCGGCCGACGCGGCCGAACTGCTGACCGGGGAGGACGCGGAGCGGCTCACGGCGTGCGGGTCGCCGCCGTGCGACCGGTACCTGCTGCGGAACGGAAGGCGCACGTGGTGCTCCACGCGCTGCGGCGACCGGGCCCGTGCGGCCCGCGCCTACGCCCGCCGCACCCGCGGAACGTCCCAGGATCCGGAGGGTCCGGGCGCGGACTGA
- the purH gene encoding bifunctional phosphoribosylaminoimidazolecarboxamide formyltransferase/IMP cyclohydrolase — protein sequence MSVNKPIRRALISVYDKTGLEDLARGLHEAGVELVSTGSTAAKIAAAGVPVTKVEELTGFPECLDGRVKTLHPRVHAGILADLRLDAHREQLAELGVEPFDLVVVNLYPFEATVASGAAPDECVEQIDIGGPSMVRAAAKNHPSVAVVTSPARYGDVLAAVAAGGFDLAARKRLAAEAFQHTAAYDVAVASWFASSYAPADDSAFPDFTGAAFARRDVLRYGENPHQGAALYVDGKGGLAEAEQLHGKEMSFNNYTDTDAARRAAYDHDDPCVAIIKHANPCGIAIGADVAEAHRKAHACDPLSAFGGVIAVNRPVSVAMAEQVAEIFTEVIVAPDYEDGAVEVLARKKNIRVLRCPGAPSAPVEVKPIDGGALLQVTDRLQAEGDDPATWTLATGDALSDAELAELAFAWRACRAVKSNAILLAKDGASVGVGMGQVNRVDSAKLAVERAGEERARGSYAASDAFFPFPDGLEILTAAGVKAVVQPGGSVRDELVVEAAKKAGVTMYFTGTRHFFH from the coding sequence ATGTCGGTGAATAAGCCCATCCGTCGCGCGTTGATCAGTGTCTACGACAAGACGGGGCTGGAGGACCTGGCCCGCGGCCTGCACGAGGCGGGGGTCGAGCTGGTCTCCACGGGGTCCACGGCCGCGAAGATCGCCGCCGCGGGCGTCCCGGTCACCAAGGTCGAGGAGCTGACCGGCTTCCCCGAGTGCCTGGACGGCCGCGTCAAGACCCTGCACCCGCGCGTCCACGCCGGCATCCTCGCCGACCTGCGCCTGGACGCGCACCGCGAGCAGCTCGCCGAGCTGGGCGTGGAGCCGTTCGACCTGGTCGTCGTGAACCTGTACCCGTTCGAGGCGACCGTCGCGTCCGGCGCGGCGCCCGACGAGTGCGTCGAGCAGATCGACATCGGTGGCCCCTCCATGGTCCGCGCCGCCGCCAAGAACCACCCGTCCGTGGCGGTCGTCACCTCCCCTGCCCGGTACGGCGACGTCCTCGCCGCCGTCGCGGCGGGCGGCTTCGACCTGGCGGCCCGCAAGCGGCTCGCCGCCGAGGCGTTCCAGCACACCGCCGCGTACGACGTGGCCGTCGCGTCCTGGTTCGCGTCCTCGTACGCCCCGGCCGACGACTCGGCGTTCCCCGACTTCACGGGTGCCGCGTTCGCCCGCCGCGACGTCCTGCGGTACGGCGAGAACCCCCACCAGGGCGCCGCGCTCTACGTGGACGGCAAGGGCGGCCTGGCCGAGGCGGAGCAGCTGCACGGCAAGGAGATGTCCTTCAACAACTACACGGACACCGACGCCGCCCGCCGCGCCGCGTACGACCACGACGACCCGTGCGTCGCGATCATCAAGCACGCCAACCCGTGCGGCATCGCGATCGGCGCCGACGTGGCCGAGGCGCACCGCAAGGCCCACGCGTGCGACCCGCTGTCCGCGTTCGGCGGCGTCATCGCCGTGAACCGCCCGGTGTCCGTCGCCATGGCCGAGCAGGTCGCGGAGATCTTCACCGAGGTCATCGTCGCCCCCGACTACGAGGACGGCGCGGTCGAGGTCCTCGCCCGCAAGAAGAACATCCGCGTGCTGCGCTGCCCCGGGGCACCGTCCGCGCCGGTCGAGGTCAAGCCCATCGACGGCGGCGCGCTGCTCCAGGTCACCGACCGCCTCCAGGCCGAGGGCGACGACCCGGCCACCTGGACGCTCGCCACGGGTGACGCCCTGTCGGACGCCGAACTGGCCGAGCTGGCCTTCGCCTGGCGCGCCTGCCGTGCCGTCAAGTCGAACGCGATCCTCCTCGCCAAGGACGGCGCCAGCGTGGGCGTCGGCATGGGCCAGGTCAACCGCGTCGACTCCGCGAAGCTGGCCGTCGAGCGCGCGGGCGAGGAGCGGGCGCGCGGCTCGTACGCCGCGTCGGACGCGTTCTTCCCGTTCCCGGACGGCCTGGAGATCCTGACGGCCGCGGGCGTCAAGGCGGTTGTCCAGCCGGGCGGTTCGGTCCGCGACGAGCTGGTCGTCGAGGCCGCGAAGAAGGCCGGTGTGACCATGTACTTCACGGGCACGCGCCACTTCTTCCACTGA